Proteins found in one Candidatus Dependentiae bacterium genomic segment:
- a CDS encoding protein kinase, whose protein sequence is MDQCTNCFKLDDINRNYTDKDLIGEGANKKVYKVFSSDSIRSLALVVYKPGKYTNIFFENELFFLNNSEYKHPNIITLYDFDEVKKEFLMECGGTGNLRYFIRNCRNKRIQRNKVEKATTLSKKIDYLITILSIIVFLHDKNIILRDLKPDNLIFVRGVLKLIDLESLIIIPKDKTYVKDGSFSMTIPYVDPAIYGSKLSDENGICYYACYLENDIYSIATLIFYVIYENDFFYKFVENKVLESKDPEFLSEEKDLVKSVKNILEDFNKIKKIMKKYLLNQGERLNLNEIDFFYKGLEDLSVKDRINNLIEKCWGFILDRPSAKEILAELIEIKKIVDDKIKKKKYKN, encoded by the coding sequence ATGGATCAATGTACGAATTGTTTTAAATTAGATGATATTAATAGAAATTATACAGACAAAGATTTGATTGGAGAGGGGGCCAATAAAAAGGTTTATAAAGTTTTTTCGTCCGATTCAATTCGTTCATTGGCTTTGGTTGTTTATAAGCCCGGAAAATATACAAATATTTTTTTTGAAAATGAACTATTTTTTTTAAATAATTCAGAGTACAAGCATCCAAACATTATAACTTTATATGATTTTGATGAAGTAAAAAAAGAGTTTTTAATGGAATGCGGTGGAACTGGAAATCTTCGTTATTTTATAAGAAATTGTCGTAATAAAAGAATACAAAGAAATAAAGTTGAAAAAGCTACTACTTTATCTAAAAAAATAGATTATCTAATTACTATTTTATCGATTATTGTTTTTTTACATGATAAAAATATTATTTTAAGAGATTTAAAGCCTGATAATCTTATATTTGTTAGGGGTGTATTAAAGCTTATAGATTTAGAGTCTTTAATAATAATTCCCAAAGATAAAACATATGTTAAAGATGGCTCATTTTCAATGACCATTCCATATGTAGACCCCGCAATTTATGGATCAAAATTATCAGATGAAAATGGAATATGTTATTACGCCTGTTATCTAGAAAATGATATTTATTCAATAGCAACATTAATTTTTTACGTAATATATGAAAATGATTTTTTTTATAAATTTGTTGAAAATAAAGTTTTGGAATCAAAAGATCCGGAGTTTTTAAGTGAAGAAAAAGATTTAGTTAAATCCGTTAAAAATATTTTGGAAGATTTTAATAAAATTAAGAAAATAATGAAAAAATATTTATTAAATCAAGGCGAACGGCTGAATTTGAATGAAATAGATTTTTTTTATAAGGGGCTGGAAGATCTATCTGTCAAAGATAGAATAAATAATTTAATAGAAAAATGTTGGGGATTTATATTGGATAGACCTAGCGCAAAAGAAATTTTAGCAGAACTTATTGAAATAAAAAAAATAGTTGACGATAAAATAAAGAAAAAGAAATATAAAAATTAG
- a CDS encoding NAD(P)-dependent glycerol-3-phosphate dehydrogenase encodes EKVSVLGAGAFGTAIANLLADNGFNVYLWSYENDLVFQINVEHENKLYLPGFKLNENILVTNDLKQVIQDTNFIFQAIPVKFLRSVLVEVKDYITKDQVFISLSKGIEESTLLFPTQIIESVLENKNKVFALSGPNFAHEIIEKQFTRSVLAGSDDFYSLKINNILKNNYFKIDESKDLIGVQVGGALKNVISLLAGISSGYQLGKNTIAFIVTKAFENASNLIITLGGQKETIYGLSGFGDLYLSSTSPFGKNFMFGFEVGKLIKSGDFDKDIFFKSKILPEGINAITPLHELIIKSNLDLYYLDLVYKIIFENFKFIIE; translated from the coding sequence AGAAAAAGTTTCCGTATTGGGTGCCGGGGCTTTTGGCACAGCTATAGCGAATCTTTTGGCAGATAACGGATTTAATGTTTATCTGTGGTCATATGAAAACGATTTAGTTTTTCAAATTAATGTTGAACATGAAAATAAACTTTATTTACCCGGATTTAAATTAAATGAAAATATATTGGTAACCAATGATCTAAAACAAGTTATTCAAGATACAAATTTTATATTTCAAGCAATACCTGTAAAATTTTTAAGATCAGTTTTAGTTGAAGTAAAAGATTATATTACAAAAGATCAGGTTTTTATTTCTTTAAGCAAGGGAATTGAAGAATCAACTTTATTGTTTCCAACACAAATAATAGAGTCTGTTTTGGAAAATAAAAATAAAGTTTTTGCTTTATCCGGTCCAAATTTTGCTCATGAAATTATTGAAAAACAATTTACCAGATCGGTTCTTGCCGGAAGTGATGATTTTTATTCTTTAAAAATAAATAATATATTAAAAAATAATTATTTTAAAATCGATGAATCAAAAGATTTAATAGGTGTCCAAGTTGGTGGTGCGTTAAAAAATGTAATATCTCTTTTGGCCGGAATATCCTCAGGTTATCAACTGGGTAAAAATACAATTGCATTTATTGTCACAAAAGCATTTGAAAATGCATCTAACTTAATAATTACTCTTGGCGGACAAAAAGAAACAATATATGGTCTTTCAGGTTTTGGTGATCTTTATCTAAGCTCTACCAGCCCATTTGGTAAAAATTTTATGTTTGGTTTTGAGGTTGGTAAACTAATAAAAAGTGGTGATTTTGATAAAGATATATTTTTTAAAAGTAAAATTTTGCCTGAAGGCATAAATGCAATAACACCATTACATGAGCTTATTATTAAAAGTAATTTAGATTTGTATTACTTAGATTTGGTTTATAAAATTATTTTTGAAAATTTTAAATTTATAATTGAATAA
- a CDS encoding DegT/DnrJ/EryC1/StrS family aminotransferase — MNNKKINFFDLSRQWSENKNNLTEKINSVLDSQSYIGGKFIETFETNFSKYLNAKHAISCNSGTDALLMALDVIGMKKNEIVLTTPFSFIASSSEILALEGHAVFIDIDDKTYNIDTNKIEIWINNECEFKNNNLIHKNTGYRVAGILPVDIFGQCADYKNLRKIAKKYNLWIIQDSCQAVGSLDEDGIMAGNHGDITCFSFYPTKNLGAFGDGGACTTNDSVLAEKLLRYRNHGRKNHYNYIEHGINSRLDGIQAAILDEKLKLLENLNNRRREIAAIYNKEFSNLNSIELPKEIFGKHVYHQYCIKLNNINREELMSRLSSMGVGTNIYYPKGLNQIDFLNKEPRLKTECPISDNLTQTILALPIWPELTNEEVLYICEKFKEVINSNIMSKISSEKSINL, encoded by the coding sequence GTGAACAACAAGAAAATCAATTTTTTTGATCTTTCAAGACAGTGGTCGGAAAATAAAAATAATTTAACCGAAAAAATCAATTCTGTTTTAGATTCACAAAGCTATATCGGTGGAAAATTTATTGAAACATTTGAAACAAATTTTTCAAAATATCTTAATGCAAAACATGCAATCAGTTGCAACAGTGGAACCGACGCTTTATTAATGGCTCTCGATGTAATAGGTATGAAAAAAAATGAAATAGTACTCACAACACCATTTTCTTTTATTGCATCAAGCAGCGAAATTTTGGCGCTTGAAGGGCATGCAGTTTTTATAGATATTGACGATAAAACATATAATATCGATACAAACAAAATAGAAATTTGGATAAATAATGAATGTGAATTTAAAAATAATAATTTGATTCACAAAAACACAGGATATCGTGTTGCCGGAATTTTACCTGTAGATATTTTTGGACAATGCGCAGATTATAAAAATCTAAGAAAAATTGCTAAAAAATATAATCTTTGGATAATTCAAGATTCTTGCCAAGCAGTTGGATCTTTGGATGAAGATGGAATTATGGCCGGAAATCACGGTGATATTACATGTTTTTCTTTTTATCCAACCAAAAATCTTGGCGCATTTGGTGACGGTGGCGCATGTACTACAAATGACTCGGTATTAGCAGAAAAACTTTTACGCTATAGAAATCACGGTAGAAAAAATCACTATAATTACATAGAACATGGAATTAACAGTAGACTTGACGGAATACAGGCGGCAATTCTTGATGAAAAATTAAAATTATTGGAAAATCTTAACAACAGACGAAGAGAAATTGCTGCAATTTACAATAAAGAATTTTCTAATTTAAATTCAATAGAACTTCCAAAAGAAATTTTCGGAAAACATGTTTATCATCAGTACTGTATTAAATTAAATAATATAAATAGAGAAGAATTAATGAGCCGTTTAAGTTCAATGGGCGTTGGAACAAATATCTACTATCCAAAAGGACTAAATCAGATAGATTTTTTAAACAAAGAACCACGATTAAAAACTGAATGCCCAATCTCTGACAATTTAACCCAAACAATTTTAGCTTTACCTATTTGGCCGGAATTAACAAATGAAGAAGTCTTATATATCTGTGAAAAATTTAAAGAAGTTATAAATAGTAATATTATGTCAAAAATAAGCTCAGAAAAAAGTATAAACTTATAA
- a CDS encoding DUF1343 domain-containing protein: MKKIFFILILFFNNLFSLNSGQFFILTLPNTSSQKDLATWLSKTKPAGVMLLAQHVKNRQETKKLTAFLQNEAKRLKIPKLIIAIDWEGGIVSRTNETGGFFSVPAPKNLGEINRTYSVLSGKLIEQQMRDAGINMNFAPSLDLFDPNNFVLGSRTFSSDPEKIFELSSAFASGLESEGIIPVYKHFPGLGGGGLDTHLHQVEVKLSKKEFKKHVLPFKKILESKSDPFIMVTHAKYPNIFENLPATLSPKVVNWIKDKNKNAFLITDDFFMAGVQIKSDLSDLVLDSIFAGFNLIIYSAQKENQDIDLIEKLNNKLNYISQEKKLILEEQINKIIEFKNKKLVDLEYKVILPEKKLSKYLASAAIKEFYENLKINNCLLITADISKLRPGQDWFINNKKSYLAKSLEKSVANLKELIFDPKDKNCVNLVLDFIKNNENYKNIILSSFFYGQGVWNDNQKIIIESLNSFCTQENNINLINISLAHPYEQTILKNAKIFNLGSFSKPMLKEVASRLTDNYLPEQCLILEQLKEKLKNKKIGLLCHNASYLNIENGKSFLPDLLFDFAKNQQNNTKLVALFSPEHGLFGNFGATVNVDSQKNSRWDCPIYSLHGAHKKPTKEMLSNLDVLVIDLHEVGIRAFTYLSSLKLCLDAAAENNLSVIVIDSPNPIYFWPKQGPKLQEDSVSFAGMVKTPFIHGQTIGQIAKDLNKKISANLTVISLYDENNFKNYYKAGYYLPASPNLASMESVYCYPITVFIEGTNYSEGRGTNFPFQQIGAPWIDGQKLACILNSKKLPGIYFEYVKFTPESIIGKSVDPKHKNILCDGVFLHIYDLETIEPMKIAKTILQTLFSLYPEQSEFIKFGNIYFIDHLVGNNSWRKDLVK, encoded by the coding sequence ATGAAAAAAATATTTTTTATTTTAATTTTATTTTTTAATAATCTATTTTCTCTAAATTCCGGTCAATTTTTTATATTAACTTTGCCAAATACAAGTTCTCAAAAAGATCTTGCAACTTGGCTTTCTAAAACTAAACCTGCCGGAGTAATGCTTTTGGCTCAACATGTAAAAAATCGACAAGAGACAAAAAAACTTACAGCGTTTTTACAAAATGAAGCAAAAAGATTAAAAATTCCAAAATTAATAATAGCTATAGATTGGGAAGGTGGCATAGTATCGCGAACAAATGAAACCGGAGGCTTTTTTTCCGTACCTGCGCCAAAAAATTTAGGTGAAATAAATAGAACATACTCGGTTTTATCAGGTAAATTAATTGAACAACAGATGCGTGATGCCGGTATTAATATGAATTTTGCGCCCAGCTTGGATTTATTCGATCCAAATAATTTTGTTTTAGGTTCAAGAACTTTTTCTAGTGATCCGGAAAAAATTTTTGAGCTTTCTTCAGCTTTTGCGTCAGGCTTGGAATCTGAAGGCATAATTCCTGTTTATAAGCATTTTCCGGGTTTAGGGGGCGGTGGGCTTGATACTCATTTACATCAAGTTGAAGTTAAATTAAGTAAAAAAGAATTTAAAAAACATGTGTTACCGTTTAAAAAAATTTTAGAAAGTAAATCTGATCCATTTATAATGGTTACTCACGCAAAATATCCAAATATATTTGAAAATTTACCTGCTACATTATCACCTAAAGTTGTTAATTGGATAAAAGATAAAAATAAAAATGCTTTTTTGATTACAGATGATTTTTTTATGGCTGGTGTACAAATTAAATCTGATTTATCAGATCTTGTTTTAGATTCAATATTTGCAGGCTTTAACTTAATAATTTATTCGGCCCAAAAAGAAAATCAAGATATTGATTTAATTGAAAAACTTAATAATAAGTTAAATTATATTTCACAAGAAAAAAAATTAATTTTAGAAGAACAGATAAACAAGATTATAGAATTTAAGAATAAAAAATTAGTTGATTTAGAATATAAAGTTATTTTACCTGAAAAAAAATTATCAAAATATTTAGCATCAGCGGCTATAAAAGAATTTTATGAAAATTTAAAAATAAATAATTGCTTATTAATTACTGCAGATATTTCAAAACTTCGTCCCGGACAAGATTGGTTTATAAATAATAAAAAAAGTTATCTAGCAAAATCACTTGAAAAATCAGTTGCGAATTTAAAAGAGTTAATTTTTGATCCAAAAGATAAAAATTGTGTAAATTTAGTTTTAGATTTTATAAAAAATAATGAAAATTACAAAAATATTATATTGAGTAGCTTTTTTTATGGGCAGGGCGTTTGGAATGACAATCAGAAGATAATTATAGAAAGTTTAAATAGTTTTTGTACTCAAGAAAATAATATAAATTTGATAAATATATCTTTGGCACATCCATATGAGCAAACTATATTAAAAAATGCAAAAATATTTAATTTGGGTAGCTTTTCAAAACCAATGTTAAAAGAGGTTGCAAGTAGATTAACAGATAATTACTTACCTGAACAATGTTTAATTTTAGAACAGTTAAAAGAAAAATTAAAAAATAAAAAAATTGGATTACTTTGCCACAACGCAAGTTATCTTAATATTGAAAATGGTAAAAGTTTTTTGCCTGATTTATTATTTGATTTTGCAAAAAATCAGCAAAATAATACAAAACTGGTTGCGTTGTTTTCACCGGAACACGGGTTGTTTGGTAATTTTGGTGCTACAGTTAATGTTGATAGCCAAAAAAATAGCAGATGGGACTGTCCTATTTATTCGTTGCATGGAGCACATAAAAAACCAACAAAAGAAATGTTATCAAATTTAGATGTTTTGGTTATAGATTTACATGAAGTTGGTATAAGAGCTTTTACATATTTAAGTTCGTTAAAATTATGCTTGGACGCAGCTGCAGAAAATAATTTGTCTGTTATTGTTATAGATTCACCAAATCCAATTTATTTTTGGCCAAAACAGGGCCCCAAATTACAAGAAGATTCGGTATCTTTTGCAGGGATGGTAAAAACGCCATTTATTCATGGTCAAACTATTGGTCAAATTGCAAAAGATTTAAATAAAAAAATAAGTGCAAATTTAACCGTTATAAGTTTATATGACGAAAATAATTTTAAAAATTATTATAAAGCCGGTTATTATTTGCCTGCATCGCCAAATTTGGCAAGTATGGAATCTGTTTATTGCTATCCAATTACTGTTTTTATTGAGGGGACAAATTATTCAGAAGGCCGTGGAACAAATTTTCCATTTCAGCAAATTGGGGCTCCTTGGATTGACGGTCAAAAATTGGCGTGTATTTTAAATTCAAAAAAGTTACCGGGAATATATTTTGAATATGTAAAATTTACACCTGAATCCATTATTGGTAAATCTGTTGATCCAAAACATAAAAATATTCTTTGTGATGGTGTTTTTTTACATATTTATGATTTAGAAACTATTGAACCAATGAAAATAGCAAAAACTATTTTACAAACTTTATTTAGTCTTTATCCTGAACAATCTGAGTTTATAAAATTTGGTAATATATATTTTATAGATCATTTGGTTGGTAATAATTCTTGGCGAAAAGATTTGGTAAAATAA
- the tmk gene encoding dTMP kinase, whose amino-acid sequence MEKKGLLVSLEGIDGSGKSLLAQNIFKKLTEQNIPVVLTKQPGGTNLGLKLRQILHEEKDNVCDLAEYFLFAADRAQHIKDIVIPALNSGKIIISDRMADSSLAYQGYGRSLNIENIKSVNNWAMQSIEPDLIFYIKIDIKTAQDRIFKRNESLTSFEKEKTEFWEKVIVGYEKIFIDSKNVIKLDGTLSPEKLTTLAITEIINKL is encoded by the coding sequence ATGGAAAAAAAGGGTTTATTGGTTTCACTCGAAGGTATAGATGGTTCCGGAAAATCTCTTTTAGCCCAAAATATCTTTAAAAAATTAACAGAACAAAATATCCCGGTTGTTTTAACCAAACAGCCGGGAGGAACAAATCTCGGTTTAAAACTTAGACAAATTCTTCATGAAGAAAAAGATAATGTTTGTGATTTGGCAGAATATTTTTTGTTTGCAGCCGATAGAGCCCAGCACATAAAAGATATTGTCATACCCGCATTAAATTCAGGGAAAATTATAATCTCAGACCGTATGGCCGACTCTTCACTAGCCTATCAGGGTTATGGTCGCAGTCTTAATATTGAAAATATAAAATCAGTTAATAATTGGGCAATGCAAAGTATTGAACCCGATTTAATTTTTTACATAAAAATCGACATAAAAACGGCTCAAGATAGAATTTTTAAACGTAATGAATCTTTAACTTCTTTTGAAAAAGAAAAAACTGAATTTTGGGAAAAAGTTATTGTTGGTTACGAAAAAATCTTTATAGATAGCAAAAATGTAATTAAACTTGACGGGACTCTTTCTCCTGAAAAATTAACAACTCTCGCAATAACGGAAATAATAAACAAATTATAA
- the typA gene encoding translational GTPase TypA has protein sequence MGINTRPDIRNIAIIAHVDHGKTTLVDQMLKQSGTIQTKDVPTDRIMDSGDLERERGITITAKNTAIILPEAKINIVDTPGHSDFAGEVERTLQMVEGFLLLVDAAEGPLPGTRFVLQKALALDLKPIVLINKIDRKDADIERIEEAIHELFLELALKDDHLNFKVLYGSSKLGFVSESPKATSGDMQPLFKTILEEIPAPKQTIEDLQILITNLDHSDYLGRIGIGRVFNGSVKIGDQIVSCKNDYISKKMAITKLYQFEGIKRIEVDSAKFGDIVAVTGFEEEITIGTTICNAEKPNPIAYTEIDEPTLSIYIGVNKSPFSGKEGKLLTSRQVRDRLFKELKTNIALRVEETENAESFKVSGRGQLHLGVLIETMRREGFELQASAPEVIYKTINGHKYEPYELLIIDIEEEYQGFVMENLAKRKAELVNMVHYTEGKVRLEFKIPARGLIGFRNLFMTNTRGTGLMNHRFHDYEPYAGEIIGRTKGALVSMENGASRGYALDALQPRGILFIDPGVEVYEGMIIGEHSRENDLDVNPTKEKKLTNMRASGTDEAIKLAPPKIMNIEEALEWIKNDELIEVTPKSIRLRKKFLKAHERKKSSRE, from the coding sequence ATGGGAATTAATACCCGCCCAGACATAAGAAATATTGCTATTATTGCACACGTTGACCATGGCAAAACAACGCTTGTGGATCAAATGTTAAAACAATCGGGCACAATTCAAACAAAAGATGTTCCAACAGACAGAATTATGGACAGTGGAGATCTTGAAAGAGAACGTGGAATCACAATCACTGCAAAAAATACCGCTATAATTTTACCTGAAGCAAAAATTAATATTGTTGACACCCCGGGTCACTCTGATTTTGCCGGTGAAGTCGAACGTACGCTTCAAATGGTTGAAGGTTTTTTATTATTGGTTGATGCTGCAGAAGGCCCATTACCAGGAACAAGATTTGTTTTACAAAAAGCATTGGCTTTAGATTTAAAACCTATAGTTTTGATCAACAAAATAGATAGAAAAGATGCCGATATTGAAAGAATAGAAGAAGCAATTCATGAACTTTTCTTAGAACTTGCATTAAAAGATGATCACTTAAACTTTAAAGTGCTTTATGGCTCATCAAAACTTGGATTTGTCTCAGAAAGTCCAAAAGCAACTTCAGGTGATATGCAACCTCTATTTAAAACAATTTTAGAAGAGATTCCCGCTCCTAAGCAAACAATTGAAGATCTTCAAATTCTTATAACAAATTTAGATCACTCCGATTATCTTGGAAGAATTGGTATTGGTAGAGTTTTTAACGGTTCTGTAAAAATTGGTGATCAAATTGTTTCATGTAAAAATGATTATATAAGCAAAAAAATGGCTATAACAAAACTTTATCAATTTGAAGGAATCAAAAGAATTGAAGTTGATTCTGCAAAATTTGGTGATATCGTTGCTGTTACAGGCTTTGAAGAAGAAATTACAATAGGAACAACAATTTGTAATGCAGAAAAACCAAATCCTATTGCATATACTGAAATAGATGAACCTACTCTTTCCATTTATATTGGAGTAAACAAATCTCCATTTTCGGGAAAAGAAGGTAAACTTTTAACATCACGTCAAGTCAGAGACAGATTATTTAAAGAATTAAAAACAAATATTGCACTTCGCGTAGAAGAAACTGAAAATGCTGAAAGCTTTAAAGTTTCCGGCCGAGGTCAACTTCATCTTGGCGTACTTATAGAAACTATGAGACGTGAAGGCTTTGAACTTCAAGCCTCTGCTCCTGAAGTTATTTATAAAACTATAAATGGTCACAAATATGAACCTTATGAATTATTAATAATAGATATAGAAGAAGAATATCAAGGTTTTGTCATGGAAAATTTGGCAAAACGAAAAGCCGAACTTGTAAATATGGTCCACTATACTGAAGGCAAAGTAAGATTGGAATTTAAAATACCGGCCCGAGGATTAATTGGTTTTAGAAACCTTTTTATGACCAATACAAGAGGAACCGGTTTAATGAACCACAGATTTCATGACTATGAACCTTATGCCGGTGAAATTATAGGAAGAACCAAGGGCGCTTTAGTATCTATGGAAAATGGTGCATCAAGAGGTTATGCTTTAGATGCGTTACAACCTAGAGGTATTTTATTTATAGACCCGGGTGTGGAAGTTTATGAAGGCATGATTATTGGTGAACATTCAAGAGAGAACGATCTTGATGTAAATCCAACCAAAGAAAAAAAACTAACAAATATGAGAGCTTCTGGAACAGATGAAGCCATAAAACTTGCTCCGCCTAAAATAATGAATATTGAAGAAGCTTTAGAGTGGATTAAAAATGATGAACTTATTGAAGTTACTCCAAAATCTATTAGATTAAGAAAGAAATTCTTAAAAGCACACGAAAGAAAAAAATCCAGTAGAGAATAG